The proteins below are encoded in one region of Flavobacterium sp. IMCC34852:
- the rsgA gene encoding ribosome small subunit-dependent GTPase A, whose product MTGLVYKSTGSWYTVKTEDNAVYECRIKGKFRMKGIKSTNPIAVGDVVDFELDDTSDDITGTINTIHDRKNYIVRKSVNLSKQTHIIASNIDIVFLLITINNPPTTTSFIDRFLVTAEAYGIEAVLVFNKIDTFDEALLDEQLYLQYIYSEIGYKCLRVSAKEQKGIAELKTMMTGKVSMFSGHSGVGKSTLVNALEPSLNLKTKHISEQSKQGQHTTTFAEMYDLSFGAKIIDTPGIKGFGIVDMEPSEISDYFPEFFRLKEQCKFNNCLHKEEPHCAVKKALEEDKIAWSRYNSYLKILEGDDEHYRSDIYNDDRIASDETRKS is encoded by the coding sequence ATGACCGGACTCGTTTATAAATCTACCGGAAGTTGGTACACCGTGAAGACCGAAGATAATGCGGTTTATGAATGTCGTATCAAAGGAAAGTTTCGCATGAAAGGCATTAAAAGCACCAATCCTATAGCAGTGGGCGATGTGGTCGATTTTGAATTGGATGACACTTCCGATGACATTACGGGAACCATCAATACGATTCACGACCGTAAGAATTACATCGTTCGAAAATCTGTGAATTTGTCAAAGCAAACCCATATTATTGCCTCTAATATTGACATCGTTTTCCTTTTGATTACGATTAATAATCCGCCAACAACGACCAGTTTTATAGATAGGTTTTTGGTTACTGCCGAAGCCTATGGGATTGAAGCGGTTTTGGTGTTTAACAAGATAGATACTTTTGACGAAGCCCTGCTCGATGAGCAATTGTACTTGCAATACATTTACTCCGAAATAGGATACAAATGTCTGAGAGTTTCTGCCAAAGAACAAAAGGGAATTGCCGAATTGAAAACCATGATGACGGGAAAAGTGAGCATGTTTTCGGGACATTCGGGTGTTGGAAAATCTACTCTAGTCAATGCTTTAGAACCTAGTTTGAATTTGAAAACCAAACACATTTCGGAACAAAGCAAACAAGGACAACACACGACGACTTTTGCCGAAATGTATGACCTATCTTTTGGGGCTAAAATCATTGACACGCCTGGAATCAAAGGTTTTGGTATAGTAGACATGGAACCTTCGGAAATCAGCGATTATTTCCCTGAGTTTTTTAGGTTAAAGGAGCAATGCAAATTCAATAACTGTCTGCACAAAGAAGAACCGCATTGCGCCGTTAAAAAAGCGTTAGAAGAAGATAAAATCGCATGGTCGCGTTACAACAGTTACCTCAAGATTCTCGAGGGAGACGATGAGCATTACCGTTCCGATATTTACAACGATGACCGAATTGCCAGTGACGAAACCCGGAAATCATAG
- the dtd gene encoding D-aminoacyl-tRNA deacylase, whose product MRAVIQRVSRASVTIEGQIVADIQQGLLVLVGFEDSDTQEDITWLAAKIANLRIFADTNQVMNLSLKETNGEMIIVSQFTLHALTKKGNRPSYIKASKPETAIPLYESFVTQMENELGKKVQTGQFGADMKVALLNDGPVTIIIDTKNKE is encoded by the coding sequence ATGAGAGCAGTCATCCAAAGAGTTTCCCGTGCTTCTGTAACGATTGAAGGTCAAATCGTGGCCGATATTCAACAAGGATTATTGGTTTTGGTTGGATTTGAAGACAGCGATACTCAAGAAGATATTACTTGGTTGGCCGCCAAAATTGCCAATCTCAGAATTTTTGCCGACACTAATCAAGTGATGAATCTTTCTTTAAAAGAGACCAATGGTGAGATGATTATTGTGAGTCAGTTTACGCTTCATGCCTTGACCAAAAAAGGCAATCGACCCTCATACATAAAGGCTTCCAAACCTGAGACAGCCATTCCTTTATACGAGAGTTTTGTCACCCAAATGGAAAACGAATTGGGCAAAAAAGTACAAACCGGACAATTTGGCGCCGATATGAAAGTAGCCTTGTTAAATGACGGTCCGGTGACCATTATAATCGACACCAAAAACAAAGAATAA
- a CDS encoding DUF3857 domain-containing protein, whose amino-acid sequence MKLRILPFFFLLFFVIAQGQKLEYAAMLIPDSLKQNANAVIRLNEVNISIPSQKEMTIKSMVVTTVLNELGLRSLDLSENYDKNQRISKIEATVYDLFGKEIKTYRRKDFKDVSVADGVSIFNDNRALYLDFTPTTYPFTIVFESEVATSNTAFIRPWSPMNGYLESVEKTTMTIVYKSELGLKTKEINFKSHFGIEKKETATSITYAAKNLVAKKREELAPGFTKIFPLVYFSLEKFSLENVEGIATNWNEFGKWYYQSLLSDTEEIPEETKLKIKQLIGTEKNAVEMAKIIYKYVQEKTRYVSVQVGIGGWRPMLAKEVDKLGYGDCKALTNYTRSLLKTVGVDSYYTVVYAGDDETKDLQQDFASVQGNHVILTLPTDKGLVWLECTSQIQPFGFQGDFTDDRNILLIKPEGGEIVKTKTYTETESLRTIKGAYSVNEEGKLSGKIKMISYGIQYDNSFGKERMSKEDQTSRYKEEFDNINNLSIKKMQLVNDKNKIEFTEELEMEAESYAQNSAGKLMFALNAFDQNNYVPKKYKNREFPFEIIRGYTDEDEFEISIPEGYIFEAKPNNAELKTEFGEYKIEFVPVNSKTIICKRKLIIKKGFYESSKYESYRKFRESIAKLDNSKTVISKS is encoded by the coding sequence ATGAAACTAAGAATTTTACCATTCTTCTTCCTTTTATTTTTTGTAATCGCGCAAGGACAAAAGTTAGAATATGCCGCGATGCTTATCCCCGATAGTTTAAAGCAAAATGCCAATGCCGTTATTCGCTTGAATGAGGTTAATATTTCAATTCCTTCTCAAAAAGAAATGACAATCAAATCCATGGTGGTTACAACAGTTTTGAATGAGTTGGGTTTAAGAAGTTTGGACTTATCTGAGAACTACGATAAAAATCAACGAATCAGCAAAATTGAAGCCACAGTATATGATTTGTTTGGAAAGGAAATTAAAACTTACAGGAGAAAGGATTTTAAGGATGTCAGTGTAGCTGATGGGGTTTCGATTTTTAATGACAACAGGGCTTTGTATCTTGATTTTACACCAACAACCTATCCGTTCACGATAGTTTTTGAGAGTGAAGTAGCAACTTCAAACACAGCTTTTATACGTCCGTGGAGCCCGATGAACGGGTATTTGGAAAGTGTAGAAAAAACAACCATGACCATTGTTTACAAATCTGAATTGGGACTAAAAACCAAAGAAATAAATTTTAAAAGTCATTTCGGAATTGAAAAAAAGGAAACCGCCACTTCAATAACTTATGCTGCGAAGAACTTAGTAGCTAAGAAGAGAGAAGAACTAGCGCCGGGTTTCACCAAAATATTTCCGCTGGTTTATTTTTCTTTGGAAAAATTTTCCTTAGAAAATGTTGAAGGTATTGCTACCAATTGGAATGAGTTTGGTAAATGGTATTATCAATCTTTATTGTCTGATACAGAAGAAATTCCGGAAGAGACCAAACTTAAAATTAAGCAACTTATAGGAACTGAAAAAAATGCGGTTGAAATGGCTAAAATTATTTACAAGTATGTACAAGAAAAAACCCGCTATGTCAGTGTTCAAGTTGGAATTGGTGGTTGGAGACCCATGTTAGCTAAAGAAGTTGACAAACTAGGTTATGGCGATTGCAAAGCGCTGACAAATTACACTCGGTCATTGCTAAAGACGGTTGGTGTTGATTCTTACTACACGGTAGTGTACGCAGGAGATGATGAGACTAAAGATTTGCAACAGGATTTTGCTTCAGTACAAGGAAATCATGTTATTCTGACTTTGCCCACTGATAAAGGATTGGTATGGTTGGAATGTACAAGTCAAATTCAGCCTTTTGGCTTTCAAGGTGATTTCACGGATGATAGGAATATATTGTTAATCAAACCCGAAGGCGGTGAAATTGTAAAGACCAAAACTTACACCGAGACTGAAAGTTTAAGAACTATAAAAGGAGCATATTCTGTAAATGAGGAAGGCAAATTGTCCGGAAAAATTAAAATGATTTCTTATGGCATACAGTATGACAATTCTTTTGGCAAAGAGCGAATGAGTAAGGAAGATCAGACCAGTAGGTACAAGGAAGAGTTTGATAATATCAATAACTTATCCATCAAAAAAATGCAACTGGTCAATGACAAGAATAAGATTGAATTTACAGAAGAATTAGAAATGGAAGCGGAGAGTTACGCCCAAAATTCGGCCGGAAAATTAATGTTTGCACTCAATGCCTTTGACCAAAACAATTATGTGCCTAAGAAATATAAAAACCGAGAATTTCCTTTTGAAATCATCAGAGGCTACACCGATGAGGATGAATTTGAGATTAGCATTCCGGAGGGCTATATTTTCGAAGCTAAACCCAATAATGCAGAACTCAAAACCGAATTTGGCGAGTACAAAATAGAGTTTGTACCGGTAAATTCCAAAACCATAATTTGCAAACGAAAACTCATAATCAAAAAAGGATTCTACGAAAGTTCCAAATACGAAAGTTACCGAAAGTTCAGAGAATCCATAGCCAAATTAGATAATTCAAAAACTGTCATTTCAAAATCCTAA
- a CDS encoding DUF3857 domain-containing protein, with the protein MKKIIILILLTSFTSFAQKRELGKVTVEELSEKVCPADSSAAAAVLFDIGEVRFEYLEGRGFVMKTRVRTKIKIYKKEGYDWANKSVRYYIGGNTKERVNFRDAVTYNLVDGKIEKTKLKSEGEFDEKLSKFWGRKKIAMPNVKEGSIIEYEYTLESESIGVLEDWAFQSSIPVVYSQFKTVIPEYYVYKPLMRGFLVPKYESNSTTKIINTTSKERSEGRVTTTGFSNDQFSYSEITSTYTIENVPALKDESFVNNIKNYTCSIEHELNSIQYPNQPMKNLSSDWENVVKSIYENDSFGPELNKTGYYEEDLKTVLAGAATPEEKIASIFNFVKSRMNWNDFYGYGCDVGVRKAYLDKVGNVAEINLMLTSMFRHAGFEANPVVLSTRGNGISLFPSRTAFDYVISGVELNGKVFLFDATNKYSLPNILPIRDLNWFGRLIRKDGTSTQIDLMPKFNSKEVVNIMAQINAEGQVTGKVRSQYFDYNAFSYRDRNSGINNESIVERIEKRSQGLEVSDYDMQNRSDLSKPVVENYAFTTEKNVEIIGDKMYISPFLFFTLDENPFKQETREYPVDFVFPNQDKYLISLTMPEGYIVETLPQPKAIGLPDDLANFKYNISNNGTQLQLIYSLDINSAIINPDYYDALKSFFKELVNKQTEKIVLKKA; encoded by the coding sequence ATGAAAAAAATCATTATCCTTATTTTATTGACTTCTTTTACTTCTTTTGCCCAAAAACGTGAATTGGGTAAAGTTACTGTGGAAGAATTAAGCGAAAAAGTTTGTCCGGCAGATTCCTCGGCAGCCGCAGCGGTATTGTTTGATATAGGCGAAGTGAGGTTTGAATATCTGGAGGGTAGGGGTTTTGTTATGAAAACCAGAGTCAGAACCAAAATTAAAATTTACAAAAAAGAAGGATACGATTGGGCCAATAAGTCGGTTCGTTACTACATTGGCGGAAATACCAAAGAGCGCGTAAATTTTAGAGATGCCGTAACCTATAATTTAGTGGATGGAAAAATCGAAAAGACAAAGTTAAAAAGCGAAGGTGAGTTTGATGAAAAACTCAGCAAATTTTGGGGCAGAAAAAAAATTGCCATGCCTAATGTAAAAGAAGGGTCAATCATTGAGTATGAATATACTTTAGAATCAGAAAGTATAGGTGTATTAGAGGATTGGGCTTTTCAAAGCAGTATCCCCGTTGTGTACAGTCAATTCAAAACTGTAATTCCGGAATATTATGTTTACAAACCCTTAATGCGTGGGTTTTTGGTGCCAAAATATGAATCAAACAGTACCACAAAAATCATCAATACTACCAGTAAAGAAAGATCCGAGGGAAGAGTAACCACGACCGGTTTTTCTAATGACCAATTCAGCTATTCCGAAATCACTTCTACTTACACCATAGAAAATGTTCCGGCTTTAAAAGACGAGTCTTTTGTTAATAACATTAAAAACTACACTTGCAGTATTGAACATGAATTAAATTCTATTCAATATCCTAATCAACCTATGAAGAACTTGTCCTCTGATTGGGAAAATGTAGTAAAATCAATTTATGAAAATGACAGTTTCGGACCGGAATTGAATAAAACCGGTTATTATGAAGAAGACCTCAAAACCGTTTTGGCCGGTGCTGCAACACCCGAAGAAAAAATAGCTTCCATTTTTAATTTTGTTAAATCCAGAATGAATTGGAATGATTTCTACGGATATGGTTGTGATGTCGGAGTTAGAAAAGCCTATCTGGATAAAGTAGGTAATGTGGCAGAAATCAATCTCATGTTGACTTCAATGTTTAGACATGCCGGTTTTGAAGCCAATCCGGTAGTGTTGAGTACACGAGGGAACGGGATCTCACTTTTTCCTTCCAGAACGGCATTTGATTATGTTATTTCCGGTGTTGAGCTCAACGGTAAAGTATTTTTATTTGACGCCACCAATAAGTATTCATTGCCGAATATTTTACCAATCCGTGATTTAAATTGGTTTGGCCGTTTGATCCGTAAAGACGGAACTTCAACGCAAATAGATTTGATGCCGAAGTTTAACTCAAAAGAAGTAGTCAATATTATGGCACAAATCAATGCTGAAGGGCAAGTTACAGGAAAAGTCAGAAGCCAATATTTTGACTATAATGCGTTCTCCTACAGAGACCGAAACAGCGGAATAAATAATGAAAGTATAGTAGAACGCATAGAAAAGAGAAGTCAAGGATTGGAAGTTTCCGATTACGACATGCAAAACAGATCAGATTTGTCAAAGCCGGTGGTAGAAAATTACGCTTTCACTACCGAAAAAAATGTCGAAATTATAGGAGACAAAATGTATATTTCACCTTTTTTGTTTTTTACATTAGACGAAAATCCATTCAAACAAGAAACGAGAGAATATCCGGTTGATTTTGTATTTCCTAACCAAGACAAATATTTAATCAGTTTAACAATGCCCGAAGGTTATATAGTGGAAACATTGCCTCAGCCCAAAGCAATTGGTTTGCCCGATGATTTGGCCAATTTTAAATACAATATCTCCAATAATGGTACACAATTGCAATTAATTTATTCTCTAGATATCAATAGTGCTATTATTAATCCGGATTATTACGATGCGCTTAAAAGTTTCTTTAAAGAATTGGTCAACAAACAAACGGAGAAAATAGTGCTCAAAAAAGCGTAA
- a CDS encoding DUF3857 domain-containing protein gives MSNRIFCLFFILLSCHLVAQKAVLGKVKKEELAEKVYAKDTSASAVIIFKKAKTTFTYYEENGFESATEFDIKIKIYKKEGFDWANFDIPYYVGYENLNDEYVDIISAYTYNLEGNEIIKEKVVSQSKFKKVINEFWAKKTITFPNVKEGSIIELKYRLKSENISVLPDFQFQYNIPVDYAEYESQVPEFYIYKGMIRGYVKPEVTYNVEPTSQSFNSKIDKTNVGKVMRYNQIVTKYIAKDIPALREEDYVNSINNYYGKIEHELELVRYPDQEPKQIATTWENVAKSIYEEERFGKELKETAYFMSDLNLLIKKDFTKRDRINAVLSFVKTRMNWDEKYGYYTKKGVIKAYQEKVGNVAEINFILLSMLRMAGVEAYPVLISTRENGYAQFPNKSIFNYVIVNVIDEQQSLLLDATDKNSDINILPIRDLNWNGRVIKEDGSSSEIDLMPQLNSKELINIIAQIKPEGQVEGKIRQQYFDYNAYLYRDKYNGLVKESLVDRLEKKYKGIEVTDYEVQNNLDLTKPIIENYNFTTNNSVEVIGDKIYTSPFLFFTLDVNPFKQEVREYPVDFGYPHQDKYNISLTIPEGYVIETLPTPKAVSMPDGLANFKYNISSTEKAVQISYAIDINNAVIGSEYYDALKSFFKELVNKQTEKIVLKKI, from the coding sequence ATGAGTAATAGAATTTTTTGCTTATTTTTTATTTTATTAAGTTGTCATCTTGTTGCCCAAAAAGCTGTTTTGGGTAAAGTAAAGAAAGAAGAGTTAGCCGAAAAAGTGTATGCTAAAGACACTTCGGCTTCTGCCGTTATCATCTTTAAAAAAGCCAAAACAACTTTTACATATTATGAAGAAAACGGATTTGAATCGGCAACTGAATTCGATATAAAGATAAAAATTTATAAAAAAGAGGGTTTCGATTGGGCTAATTTTGATATTCCGTATTACGTTGGTTACGAAAATCTTAATGATGAATATGTTGATATTATCAGCGCTTATACCTACAATTTAGAAGGAAATGAAATCATCAAAGAAAAAGTTGTCAGTCAAAGTAAATTTAAAAAAGTAATCAATGAATTTTGGGCCAAGAAAACCATTACTTTTCCCAATGTAAAAGAAGGTTCTATTATCGAATTGAAATACCGATTAAAATCTGAAAACATCTCTGTTTTACCCGATTTTCAATTTCAGTACAACATACCGGTTGACTATGCAGAGTATGAATCTCAAGTTCCTGAATTTTATATTTACAAAGGAATGATAAGAGGATACGTCAAGCCCGAAGTAACGTATAATGTTGAGCCTACTTCTCAGTCATTTAACAGTAAGATTGATAAAACAAATGTGGGCAAAGTAATGAGGTATAATCAAATTGTTACCAAATACATCGCTAAAGACATTCCCGCCTTAAGAGAAGAAGATTATGTGAATTCTATCAATAATTATTACGGAAAAATTGAACATGAGTTAGAATTGGTAAGATATCCCGATCAAGAGCCGAAACAAATAGCCACTACTTGGGAAAATGTGGCAAAATCCATCTACGAAGAAGAACGTTTTGGCAAAGAATTAAAAGAGACAGCCTATTTTATGAGTGATTTAAATCTCTTAATTAAAAAGGATTTTACCAAAAGAGACAGAATAAATGCAGTTTTATCGTTTGTTAAAACTAGAATGAATTGGGATGAAAAATACGGATACTACACCAAAAAAGGGGTAATAAAAGCGTATCAGGAAAAAGTAGGGAATGTAGCCGAAATTAACTTTATCTTATTGTCAATGCTCAGAATGGCAGGAGTCGAAGCTTATCCGGTTTTAATCAGTACCAGAGAAAATGGCTATGCGCAATTCCCCAATAAATCAATATTCAATTATGTAATTGTCAACGTTATTGACGAGCAACAAAGTCTCTTGTTGGACGCTACTGATAAAAATTCAGACATCAATATTTTGCCTATTCGCGACCTAAATTGGAATGGAAGAGTAATCAAAGAAGATGGCTCTTCTTCAGAAATTGATTTAATGCCGCAATTGAATTCCAAAGAATTAATCAATATTATCGCCCAAATTAAACCGGAAGGACAAGTAGAAGGAAAAATCAGGCAGCAGTATTTTGATTACAATGCTTATCTTTACAGAGATAAATACAATGGCTTGGTCAAAGAAAGTCTGGTAGATAGGTTAGAAAAAAAATACAAAGGAATTGAAGTGACCGATTATGAAGTCCAAAATAATTTGGATTTGACCAAACCCATAATTGAAAACTATAATTTTACAACCAATAACAGTGTTGAGGTAATAGGGGACAAAATCTATACATCACCGTTTTTATTTTTTACCCTTGATGTGAATCCTTTCAAACAAGAAGTCAGAGAATATCCGGTTGATTTTGGATATCCTCATCAAGACAAATACAACATTTCTTTGACCATTCCTGAGGGTTATGTTATAGAAACCTTACCAACACCAAAAGCAGTTTCTATGCCTGACGGATTGGCCAATTTTAAATACAACATTTCAAGTACTGAAAAAGCAGTTCAAATCAGTTACGCCATTGATATTAACAATGCAGTAATTGGTTCCGAATATTACGACGCACTGAAAAGCTTCTTTAAAGAACTAGTCAACAAACAAACCGAGAAAATCGTTTTAAAGAAAATATAA
- a CDS encoding nucleotide pyrophosphohydrolase produces the protein MDIKNAQQEVDNWIKNHGVRYFNELTNMAQLTEEVGEVARIIARRYGEQSEKESDKNKDLGEELADVVFVVLCLANQTGVDLQAAFDKKMDLKTKRDHDRHHNNEKLK, from the coding sequence ATGGATATCAAAAACGCCCAACAAGAAGTCGATAATTGGATCAAAAATCACGGTGTCCGTTATTTTAATGAGTTAACTAATATGGCGCAACTCACCGAAGAAGTAGGCGAAGTAGCCCGAATCATTGCCCGACGTTACGGAGAGCAATCCGAAAAAGAAAGCGATAAAAATAAAGACTTGGGTGAAGAACTAGCCGATGTGGTTTTTGTGGTTTTGTGCTTAGCCAACCAAACCGGTGTTGACCTGCAAGCGGCTTTCGACAAAAAAATGGATTTAAAAACCAAACGCGACCACGACCGCCATCACAACAACGAGAAACTGAAATAA
- the aroA gene encoding 3-phosphoshikimate 1-carboxyvinyltransferase — MNLQLKSSIVNPQSSISITGSKSETNRLLLLQALYPNLVLENISNSDDSEVMAIALQNSQLATHNTQLIDVHHAGTAMRFLTAYFATQENREVVLTGSVRMKERPIQILVEALQQLGAEITYEENKGFPPIKIKGKKLTQSKVSLPANVSSQYISALLLIAPKLENGIELTLKGEITSVPYIKMTLALLNEIGVETSFVGNIISVKPLSLIPYPLSLTVESDWSSASYYYSIAALSEIGTEITLSSYKQNSLQGDSTLAEIYKTFGVETIFENNSIRLRKKDNRQPTTDNFELNNSPDIAQTIAVTCFGLGIGCHLTGLHTLKIKETDRLEALKVELTKLGANVLVTNDSLTLEPSSSITENVTIKTYQDHRMAMAFAPLALKVPVIIEEAEVVSKSYPAFWEDLKSIGFTISEL, encoded by the coding sequence ATGAATTTACAGCTAAAATCTTCAATCGTTAATCCTCAATCTTCAATCTCAATAACGGGTTCGAAATCGGAAACTAATCGTCTGTTATTACTCCAAGCGTTATATCCGAATTTGGTATTGGAAAATATTTCCAATTCCGATGATTCAGAGGTCATGGCTATAGCATTGCAAAACTCGCAACTCGCAACACACAACACGCAACTTATAGATGTTCACCACGCCGGAACAGCCATGCGTTTCTTAACCGCTTATTTTGCCACACAAGAAAATCGCGAAGTTGTGTTAACCGGTTCTGTCCGAATGAAAGAACGCCCGATTCAAATTTTAGTCGAAGCCTTACAACAACTCGGAGCCGAAATCACCTACGAAGAAAACAAAGGTTTTCCACCCATCAAAATCAAAGGAAAAAAACTAACGCAGTCTAAAGTTTCCCTTCCGGCCAATGTCAGTAGCCAATACATTTCAGCATTGTTACTCATCGCACCCAAACTGGAAAACGGTATAGAATTAACTTTAAAAGGTGAAATCACGTCTGTTCCGTATATCAAAATGACCTTAGCTTTGCTAAATGAAATTGGCGTAGAAACATCATTCGTAGGAAATATAATATCAGTCAAACCCTTATCCCTTATCCCTTATCCCTTATCCCTTACTGTAGAATCCGACTGGTCTTCAGCTTCCTACTATTACTCCATTGCAGCCTTGTCCGAAATCGGAACCGAAATCACCTTGTCAAGCTATAAACAAAACAGCCTGCAAGGCGACAGCACATTGGCAGAAATTTATAAAACATTTGGAGTGGAAACTATTTTTGAAAACAATAGTATTCGATTGAGAAAAAAAGACAACCGACAACCGACAACCGACAACTTTGAACTCAACAATTCTCCCGACATCGCCCAAACCATAGCCGTAACTTGCTTCGGATTGGGAATTGGCTGTCATTTAACCGGTTTGCATACACTCAAAATCAAAGAAACTGACCGACTCGAAGCTTTAAAAGTTGAACTAACAAAACTTGGCGCAAATGTTTTAGTTACTAATGATAGTCTAACTCTAGAACCTTCATCATCGATAACTGAAAATGTCACTATTAAAACCTATCAAGACCATAGAATGGCCATGGCTTTCGCACCATTGGCACTAAAAGTCCCGGTAATTATCGAAGAAGCTGAAGTCGTTTCCAAATCCTATCCCGCCTTTTGGGAAGATTTAAAAAGCATCGGATTCACTATTTCTGAACTTTAG
- the queA gene encoding tRNA preQ1(34) S-adenosylmethionine ribosyltransferase-isomerase QueA: MKLSHFQFNLPTELLAEFPVENRDESRLMVVNRKTKTIEHKLFKDVIDYFDDGDVMILNNTKVFPARMYGNKEKTGARIEVFLLRELNAEQRLWDVLVDPARKIRIGNKLYFGEDDSLVAEVIDNTTSRGRTLRFLYDGSYTEFRKKLTELGETPIPKYINREVTEEDAERYQTIYAKEEGAVAAPTAGLHFSKHLLKRLEIKGVDFAEITLHVGLGTFNPVEVEDLSKHKMDSEELIITQEACDIVNKAKEKKRRICCVGTTSMRAIESSVSSARTLNPYTGWTNKFIFPPYDFSIADCMITNFHTPKSTLLMMISAFCGHDLMKKAYEEAIKEKYRFYSYGDAMLII, from the coding sequence ATGAAATTATCTCACTTTCAATTCAATTTACCAACCGAATTACTAGCTGAATTTCCTGTAGAAAATCGTGACGAATCAAGATTGATGGTCGTTAACAGAAAAACCAAAACCATTGAGCACAAATTATTCAAAGACGTAATCGATTATTTCGATGATGGCGATGTAATGATTTTAAACAATACCAAAGTTTTTCCGGCGCGTATGTACGGAAACAAAGAAAAAACCGGCGCACGTATAGAAGTTTTCTTATTAAGAGAACTCAATGCAGAACAACGCCTTTGGGATGTATTGGTTGATCCGGCTCGTAAAATAAGAATCGGAAACAAATTGTATTTCGGTGAAGATGATTCATTAGTAGCAGAAGTTATTGACAACACTACTTCACGCGGAAGAACTTTGCGTTTCCTTTACGACGGTTCTTATACCGAATTCAGAAAAAAATTAACCGAACTGGGCGAAACCCCAATTCCAAAATACATCAACCGCGAAGTAACCGAAGAAGATGCCGAGCGTTACCAAACCATTTATGCCAAAGAAGAAGGCGCAGTAGCCGCACCAACTGCCGGTTTGCATTTCTCTAAACACTTATTGAAAAGATTGGAAATCAAAGGCGTTGACTTCGCAGAAATTACGTTACACGTAGGTTTAGGTACTTTCAATCCGGTTGAAGTAGAAGATTTGTCCAAACACAAAATGGACTCCGAAGAACTAATCATCACCCAAGAAGCTTGCGATATCGTTAATAAAGCCAAAGAGAAAAAACGCAGAATTTGTTGCGTAGGAACTACTTCAATGCGTGCCATTGAAAGCTCAGTTTCCTCAGCAAGAACCTTGAATCCGTATACGGGCTGGACCAACAAATTCATTTTTCCACCGTACGATTTTAGTATAGCCGATTGTATGATTACCAACTTCCATACGCCTAAATCAACGTTGTTAATGATGATTTCGGCATTCTGTGGTCACGATTTAATGAAAAAAGCCTACGAAGAAGCCATCAAAGAAAAATACCGTTTCTATTCTTACGGCGACGCGATGTTAATCATCTAA